A genomic segment from Mus musculus strain C57BL/6J chromosome 13, GRCm38.p6 C57BL/6J encodes:
- the Gm21818 gene encoding predicted gene, 21818 has product MDKAKKMMQSIPSFVKDTSDIEEHALPSAQVLPAQSTRCSKSETLCLGKEQSHCSEDGWIAEWDLYSFCVFESVDYLRSYHRLNSAMKKGTEVFQSESQRNPQVSPGDVKNYKDKDTEEPDQPSPSLLREKGLDLVTCDGGDCPVQDPVSDSSRHLGCWAWLQRAFGQKK; this is encoded by the coding sequence ATGGATAAAGCCAAGAAGATGATGCAGTCCATTCCCAGTTTTGTCAAGGATACATCAGATATTGAAGAACATGCACTGCCCAGTGCACAGGTCTTGCCAGCCCAGAGTACAAGGTGTTCCAAGTCTGAGACACTTTGTTTAGGCAAAGAACAAAGTCACTGCTCTGAGGATGGCTGGATTGCCGAATGGGATCTATACTCCTTTTGTGTatttgagagtgtggactacctGAGATCCTACCACAGATTGAATTCTGCCATGAAGAAGGGCACAGAGGTCTTCCAGAGTGAGAGTCAGAGGAATCCACAAGTGTCCCCAGGAGATGTGAAAAACTACAAAGACAAAGATACAGAGGAGCCAGACCAACCCTCCCCAAGCTTGCTGAGGGAGAAAGGCCTGGATCTTGTGACCTGTGATGGTGGAGACTGCCCTGTCCAGGATCCTGTTTCTGACAGTTCCAGGCACCTAGGCTGCTGGGCATGGCTTCAAAGGGCTTTTGGCCAGAAGAAGTGA